Proteins encoded within one genomic window of Gammaproteobacteria bacterium:
- a CDS encoding asparagine synthase (glutamine-hydrolysing), with translation MCGICGEIRFDGARPDLFALGRMIETLRRRGPDHEGMWLDGAMALGQRRLAVIDLSSAANQPMVDAELGLALVFNGAIYNYQELRQELLGEGYHFFSQGDTEVILKAYHHWGESCVERFHGMFAFALWDARKNEDGPRLFLARDRLGIKPLYWTRSNAYLRFASNMQALLTAGGVDTSIDPIALQHIFSLHAVVPAPRTILAGARKLAPAHTLTVTADGTTYERRYWTLNAQRPTTPRSEREWTSAIHDALRQAVKRRLVVADVPVGVLLSGGLDSSLLVALLAEAGVEHPLTFSIGFEDTPEERGSEFEYSDQVAARFQTLHHRITIPNAEVLDRLPEAVAQMTEPMFGQDAVAFYLLAERVSREVKVVQSGQGADEVFGGYFWYPRMAATDGTALECFRAHYFDRDHAEYLETVNPIFHGIDYSAEYIAQRLAEPGAETFIDQVLRLDVTTLIVDDPVKRVDNMTMAWGVEARVPFLDQHVVELAASLPPELKLNGTGKHILKNIARGRLPDLVIDRPKGYFPLPALKYVRGPFLDFMRELLNSRACRERGIYQRDYVEKLLKAPEHYLTRIQGSKLWHLAALELWLQVNV, from the coding sequence ATGTGCGGAATTTGTGGAGAAATACGTTTTGACGGCGCGCGGCCTGACCTTTTTGCATTGGGAAGAATGATCGAGACATTGCGCCGTCGAGGTCCCGATCATGAAGGAATGTGGCTTGATGGTGCCATGGCCCTTGGACAGCGCCGCTTGGCGGTTATCGATCTTTCCAGCGCCGCCAACCAACCCATGGTAGACGCGGAGCTAGGACTTGCACTAGTCTTCAACGGTGCAATTTACAACTATCAAGAACTACGCCAGGAATTGCTCGGTGAGGGCTATCATTTTTTTTCCCAGGGAGATACAGAAGTCATCCTCAAGGCTTATCACCATTGGGGCGAGTCTTGCGTGGAACGATTTCATGGCATGTTTGCCTTCGCGTTATGGGATGCGCGCAAAAACGAGGACGGGCCGCGTTTGTTCCTGGCGCGGGATCGGTTGGGTATTAAACCCCTTTATTGGACTCGCTCCAACGCCTACTTACGCTTCGCCTCTAACATGCAGGCACTGCTCACCGCTGGCGGCGTCGATACTTCCATCGATCCGATTGCCTTGCAGCATATTTTTTCTCTCCACGCCGTAGTTCCAGCGCCACGTACCATTCTTGCAGGTGCCCGCAAGCTCGCTCCGGCTCATACCCTCACCGTGACTGCGGACGGGACAACGTATGAGCGTCGTTACTGGACCTTGAACGCACAGCGTCCCACCACGCCACGTTCGGAACGGGAATGGACGAGCGCAATCCATGATGCGCTGCGCCAGGCCGTAAAGCGTCGGTTGGTGGTTGCGGACGTGCCAGTTGGGGTGCTGCTTTCCGGGGGATTGGATTCCAGCTTATTGGTGGCATTATTGGCAGAGGCTGGAGTGGAGCACCCGCTTACTTTTTCCATTGGTTTCGAGGATACTCCCGAGGAACGCGGGAGTGAATTTGAGTATTCCGATCAGGTAGCAGCGCGTTTTCAGACCCTTCATCATCGCATCACCATTCCCAATGCTGAGGTCTTGGATCGTCTGCCCGAGGCTGTGGCGCAAATGACCGAACCCATGTTCGGCCAGGATGCTGTGGCTTTTTATTTACTCGCTGAACGAGTATCGCGGGAAGTCAAAGTTGTGCAAAGTGGACAAGGAGCTGATGAGGTTTTCGGGGGATATTTTTGGTATCCACGCATGGCAGCCACCGATGGCACGGCACTCGAATGCTTTCGTGCGCACTACTTCGACCGCGATCATGCTGAGTACCTGGAGACCGTCAACCCCATTTTTCATGGTATCGACTACAGCGCCGAATATATCGCTCAACGCCTGGCAGAACCTGGCGCAGAAACCTTCATTGACCAAGTGTTACGTCTTGATGTCACCACGCTTATTGTTGACGATCCGGTCAAGCGTGTGGATAACATGACGATGGCCTGGGGGGTTGAAGCCCGGGTTCCGTTTCTGGATCAGCATGTGGTAGAACTCGCTGCCAGCTTGCCCCCCGAATTGAAACTAAACGGTACCGGCAAACATATTCTCAAAAATATTGCCCGTGGACGATTACCAGACCTCGTTATTGACCGTCCCAAGGGTTATTTTCCCCTTCCGGCACTAAAATACGTGCGTGGACCGTTTCTTGATTTCATGCGCGAGCTTCTCAATTCCCGCGCATGCCGCGAACGTGGTATTTACCAACGCGACTACGTCGAAAAATTGCTCAAAGCTCCAGAGCACTACCTGACCCGTATCCAGGGAAGCAAACTTTGGCAT
- the ppiB gene encoding peptidyl-prolyl cis-trans isomerase B, with the protein MYFRSMPFIIALATFATTAGAATMTSPKVRLKTSEGPIVLTLDVEKAPKSVENFLSYVRGGHYDGTIFHRVIKNFMIQGGGYRTNYEQKPTQPPIKNEADNGLSNDRGTIAMARTSDPGSATAQFFINTVDNGFLNFKSKTPQGWGYAVFGKVAEGMDVVDKIRSLPTGSGGPFPSDVPKTPVVIEKATVVEEE; encoded by the coding sequence ATGTATTTTCGATCCATGCCTTTCATCATCGCCCTAGCTACCTTTGCCACCACTGCCGGAGCAGCTACCATGACTTCACCCAAAGTACGTCTTAAAACGAGTGAGGGTCCCATTGTTTTAACACTTGATGTCGAAAAAGCGCCAAAAAGCGTTGAGAATTTTCTTTCTTACGTTCGCGGTGGCCATTATGATGGAACGATTTTTCATCGCGTAATTAAAAATTTTATGATTCAAGGAGGGGGCTATCGCACGAATTATGAACAAAAACCAACTCAGCCGCCAATCAAGAATGAAGCGGATAATGGACTATCCAATGATCGTGGAACGATTGCTATGGCCCGCACCTCCGATCCAGGTTCGGCCACCGCCCAATTCTTTATTAATACCGTAGATAATGGCTTTTTGAATTTTAAAAGTAAGACTCCTCAAGGTTGGGGGTATGCCGTATTTGGTAAAGTGGCCGAGGGCATGGACGTAGTAGATAAAATCCGTTCCTTGCCTACTGGATCCGGAGGTCCTTTCCCCAGCGATGTACCAAAGACGCCCGTCGTTATTGAAAAGGCCACTGTTGTAGAAGAAGAATAA